Proteins encoded together in one Catellatospora citrea window:
- a CDS encoding F0F1 ATP synthase subunit delta, translated as MQAASRESYAAARAALEASTGGAGAAATAVTAQELLSFADLLAREPRLRRALSDPSRPGEERGELAAGLLAGKVGQGTVDLVKVLASGRWSAASELLEAAERLGVDALLASAELAGDLNEVEDELFRFGQIVDGDPQLAATIGEFVVPVARRAELVRGLLQGKAKPVTVTLAELAVRGFGGRTFGNGITRLVELAAERREAQVAYVTVAESLTEAEEARLASSLSAIYGRQVSVKVTVDPAVLGGLRVQVGSDLYDGTIARRLAAVRNALAGK; from the coding sequence ATGCAGGCGGCAAGCCGAGAGTCGTACGCCGCGGCGCGCGCGGCGCTGGAGGCCTCCACGGGAGGCGCCGGCGCCGCCGCCACGGCGGTGACCGCGCAGGAGCTGCTGTCCTTCGCGGATCTGCTGGCTCGCGAGCCGCGGCTGCGCCGCGCGCTGTCCGACCCCTCCCGTCCCGGCGAGGAGCGCGGCGAGCTCGCCGCGGGCCTGCTGGCGGGCAAGGTCGGCCAGGGCACGGTCGACCTCGTCAAGGTGCTCGCGTCCGGCCGCTGGTCGGCCGCGTCGGAGCTGCTGGAGGCCGCTGAGCGGCTCGGCGTCGACGCGCTGCTGGCCTCGGCCGAGCTGGCCGGCGACCTCAACGAGGTCGAGGACGAGCTGTTCCGCTTCGGGCAGATCGTCGACGGCGACCCGCAGCTGGCCGCCACGATCGGCGAGTTCGTCGTGCCGGTGGCGCGCCGGGCCGAGCTGGTCCGGGGTCTGCTCCAGGGCAAGGCGAAGCCGGTCACGGTGACTCTGGCGGAGCTGGCGGTGCGGGGCTTCGGCGGCCGCACGTTCGGCAACGGCATCACCCGCCTGGTGGAGCTGGCCGCGGAGCGCCGCGAGGCGCAGGTCGCCTACGTCACGGTCGCCGAGTCGCTGACCGAGGCGGAGGAGGCCCGGCTGGCCTCGTCCCTGTCCGCCATCTACGGCCGTCAGGTCTCGGTGAAGGTAACCGTCGACCCCGCGGTGCTGGGTGGGCTGCGCGTGCAGGTCGGCAGCGACCTCTACGACGGCACCATCGCACGGCGGCTGGCCGCAGTCCGCAACGCGCTCGCCGGCAAGTGA